A single window of Bordetella genomosp. 11 DNA harbors:
- a CDS encoding OPT/YSL family transporter — protein MQPSASHPRAFSGGTFILLALLSVFGAIIGIQLLVSLGVTPNTSIIGALVAMILARIPLTLFARFRSIHEQNLAQSAISSATFGAANSLLLPIAIPYLFGRADLVPAMFIGVAAAMLLDGYLLYRLFDSRVFPAAGAWPPGVAAAEAIKAGDSGGRQARLLGAGIGVGLIGAWLHIPMSAFGTAFLGNIWALTMFGIGLLIRGYAKPLMGWDINALYIPHGLMIGAGLVALVQVIAQIRSRGGDAKTAARPAAGATARHGAAMPAATAEAEPAAGPTRTVEDMRRTLRLGAIAYVVLAALLAMGSGVYAGMSLPMLIGFVAYAAFAAFVHELLVGIAAMHSGWFPAFAVALITLLIGMLIGFPPVALVILCGFAAATGPAFADMGYDLKAGYLLRGNGIDPAFELDGRRQQLAAGMLAFVISMPMVYFTYHSYFDQGLTPPVAAVYVATIKAGVAPGVATQLLIWAIPGALIQWLGGPRRQLGVLLSTGLLIANPLAGWAVLAGIALRVLALRLWGDKVRSSLEVFAAGTIAGDALYSFFNSLIQYRAKGK, from the coding sequence ATGCAGCCATCGGCCTCACATCCGCGCGCGTTCAGCGGCGGCACCTTTATCCTTCTGGCGCTACTGAGCGTCTTCGGCGCCATCATCGGCATCCAGCTGCTGGTGTCGCTGGGCGTCACGCCCAATACGTCCATCATCGGCGCGCTGGTCGCGATGATCCTGGCGCGCATTCCGCTGACGCTGTTCGCGCGCTTTCGCTCGATACACGAACAGAACCTCGCGCAGAGCGCGATTTCGTCGGCGACCTTCGGCGCGGCCAATAGCCTGCTGCTGCCGATCGCCATCCCGTATCTTTTCGGCCGCGCCGACCTCGTACCGGCCATGTTCATCGGCGTGGCCGCGGCCATGCTGCTGGACGGCTATCTGCTGTACCGGCTGTTCGACAGCCGCGTGTTCCCTGCCGCGGGCGCATGGCCGCCCGGGGTGGCCGCCGCGGAAGCCATCAAGGCGGGCGACAGCGGCGGGCGCCAGGCGCGGCTGCTGGGCGCCGGCATCGGCGTGGGGCTGATCGGCGCCTGGCTGCACATACCCATGTCCGCCTTCGGCACGGCCTTCCTGGGCAATATCTGGGCGCTGACGATGTTCGGCATCGGCCTGCTGATACGCGGCTATGCCAAGCCGCTGATGGGCTGGGACATCAACGCCCTCTACATCCCGCACGGGTTGATGATAGGCGCCGGCCTGGTCGCGCTGGTCCAGGTGATCGCGCAGATCCGCTCGCGCGGCGGCGACGCGAAGACGGCGGCACGGCCGGCGGCCGGCGCGACCGCGCGCCACGGCGCCGCCATGCCGGCGGCGACGGCGGAGGCCGAACCCGCGGCGGGCCCCACCCGCACGGTGGAGGATATGCGCCGTACCCTGCGCCTGGGCGCGATCGCCTACGTCGTTCTGGCGGCCCTGCTTGCCATGGGCAGCGGCGTGTATGCGGGCATGTCCTTGCCCATGCTGATCGGCTTCGTGGCGTACGCCGCCTTCGCCGCCTTCGTGCATGAATTGCTGGTCGGTATCGCGGCCATGCACTCCGGCTGGTTCCCCGCCTTCGCGGTGGCGCTGATCACATTGCTTATCGGCATGCTGATCGGCTTCCCTCCCGTGGCGCTGGTGATCCTCTGCGGCTTCGCCGCGGCAACGGGACCGGCCTTCGCGGACATGGGCTACGACCTGAAGGCCGGCTATCTGCTGCGCGGCAACGGCATCGATCCCGCTTTCGAACTCGACGGCCGGCGCCAGCAGCTGGCCGCCGGCATGCTGGCCTTCGTCATCAGCATGCCGATGGTGTACTTCACCTATCACAGCTATTTCGACCAGGGGCTGACGCCGCCGGTTGCCGCCGTCTACGTCGCCACGATCAAGGCCGGCGTGGCGCCGGGCGTGGCAACGCAATTGCTGATCTGGGCCATCCCCGGCGCGCTGATCCAATGGCTGGGCGGCCCCCGGCGCCAGCTGGGCGTGTTGCTGTCCACCGGCCTGCTGATCGCCAATCCGCTGGCGGGCTGGGCCGTGCTGGCCGGCATCGCGCTGCGCGTGCTGGCCCTGCGCCTGTGGGGCGACAAAGTGCGCAGCAGCCTGGAAGTCTTCGCGGCCGGCACGATCGCCGGCGATGCGCTGTACAGCTTCTTCAACTCCCTGATCCAGTATCGGGCCAAGGGGAAATAA
- a CDS encoding ABC transporter substrate-binding protein: MHPKHKTRLVAAALALALPLLAHAQIKVGVTLSSTGPAASLGIPERNTVALLPKEVAGQKIDWIVLDDATDTTQAVKNMRKFVSEDNVDVVIGSSVTPASLAMVDVAGETKTPMISVAASVKIVDPVDGPRKWAFKTPQNDALMAGALADAMVKGKVKTLGFIGFADAYGDSWLQEIRNAAEKKGIKIVAVEKYSRTDTSVTGQVLKLVGARPDAVLIAGSGTPAALPQKELRARNYGGLIYQTHGVANGDFLRVCGKDCEGMLLPAGPLLVAEQLPDSNPVKKSALAYVAAYEKAHGAGSVSTFGGHLWDAGQLVLAAVPVALKTAKPGTPEFRAAMRDALENVKNLAASQGVFNMSPTDHAGFDERARVMVKVQNGKWVYQPGL, translated from the coding sequence ATGCATCCCAAGCACAAGACGCGCCTCGTGGCGGCGGCGCTGGCCCTGGCCTTGCCCCTGCTGGCGCACGCGCAAATCAAGGTCGGCGTCACTCTCTCCAGCACCGGGCCGGCCGCGTCGCTGGGGATTCCGGAGCGCAATACCGTCGCCTTGCTGCCCAAGGAAGTCGCCGGGCAGAAGATCGACTGGATCGTGCTGGACGATGCGACCGATACGACGCAAGCCGTGAAGAACATGCGCAAGTTCGTGAGCGAGGACAATGTCGACGTGGTGATCGGCTCCTCCGTGACGCCGGCTTCCCTGGCGATGGTGGACGTTGCCGGCGAAACCAAGACGCCGATGATCAGCGTGGCGGCAAGCGTGAAGATCGTCGACCCGGTCGACGGGCCGCGCAAGTGGGCTTTCAAAACGCCGCAGAACGACGCCCTGATGGCGGGCGCGCTGGCCGACGCGATGGTCAAGGGCAAGGTCAAGACCCTGGGCTTCATCGGTTTCGCCGATGCCTATGGCGATAGCTGGCTGCAGGAAATCAGGAACGCGGCGGAAAAGAAGGGAATCAAGATCGTCGCCGTCGAGAAGTACAGCCGGACGGATACCAGTGTGACGGGTCAGGTGCTGAAGCTGGTCGGCGCGCGTCCGGACGCCGTGTTGATCGCCGGTTCGGGCACGCCCGCCGCGTTGCCGCAGAAAGAACTGCGCGCGCGGAACTACGGTGGGCTGATCTATCAGACGCACGGCGTGGCCAATGGCGATTTCCTGCGCGTCTGCGGCAAGGATTGCGAGGGTATGCTGCTGCCTGCCGGCCCCTTGCTGGTGGCGGAACAGTTGCCCGATAGCAACCCGGTGAAGAAGTCGGCGCTGGCCTACGTGGCCGCCTATGAAAAAGCGCATGGCGCCGGCTCGGTCAGTACCTTCGGCGGCCACCTGTGGGATGCCGGCCAGCTCGTGCTGGCGGCCGTTCCGGTCGCGCTCAAGACGGCCAAACCGGGTACGCCGGAATTCCGCGCCGCGATGCGCGATGCCCTGGAAAACGTCAAGAATCTCGCGGCCTCGCAGGGCGTCTTCAATATGAGCCCCACCGATCACGCCGGCTTCGACGAGCGCGCGCGCGTGATGGTGAAAGTGCAGAACGGCAAGTGGGTCTACCAGCCGGGCCTGTGA
- a CDS encoding energy-coupling factor transporter transmembrane component T family protein, with amino-acid sequence MMEPLYVDGDGLLHRIPAPYKLIVLVAAGAALFLVHRLDGLALAFACGVLLLALSGAGAGALWRHVRGLLPILAVVGGFTAWFDGWAHAAEILLRVAALMAFALAVTLTTRTSDLIQVCERALYPLDRLGWIDAGRVALALALTLRFIPEIWRNYQDIREAQAARGLSRNALALTVPLLVRTLKRADEVGDAIDARGG; translated from the coding sequence ATGATGGAGCCGCTGTATGTCGACGGCGACGGCCTGTTGCACCGCATTCCGGCGCCGTACAAGCTGATCGTCCTGGTGGCGGCGGGCGCGGCGCTGTTCCTGGTGCACCGGCTGGATGGCCTGGCGCTCGCTTTCGCGTGCGGCGTGCTGCTGCTTGCCCTGTCGGGCGCGGGCGCCGGTGCGCTGTGGCGTCATGTGCGCGGCCTGTTGCCCATTCTGGCCGTGGTGGGGGGCTTTACCGCCTGGTTCGACGGCTGGGCCCATGCGGCGGAAATCCTGCTGCGCGTGGCCGCCCTGATGGCGTTCGCTCTGGCCGTGACCCTGACGACGCGCACCAGCGACCTGATACAGGTATGCGAACGGGCCTTGTATCCGCTGGACCGGCTGGGCTGGATCGATGCGGGCCGTGTCGCACTGGCGCTGGCGCTGACGCTGCGTTTCATTCCCGAGATATGGCGGAATTACCAGGACATCCGCGAGGCCCAGGCGGCGCGCGGGCTATCGCGCAATGCGCTGGCGCTGACGGTACCCCTGCTGGTGCGCACGCTCAAGCGCGCCGACGAAGTCGGCGATGCCATCGACGCGCGCGGCGGCTGA
- a CDS encoding ABC transporter ATP-binding protein has product MNAPGVSADTGMPLLRVESLAARYGKVAALAPVSLSVQAGSIVTVIGANGAGKSTMLNAIMGALPQTGQASGQVWLDGKDVSAWPVERRVGAGMSLVPERRELFASMSVEDNLLLGGFRRYRMREAGWRDSMHDIFELFPRLKERRAQQAGTLSGGERQMLAVGRALMAKPRLLMLDEPSLGLAPRIVREIFHIIARLREAGVSILLVEQNARAALQVADHGYVLETGEVALSGPAADLAHNPRVVESYLGLGKAA; this is encoded by the coding sequence ATGAACGCTCCTGGTGTGTCCGCCGATACCGGCATGCCGCTGCTGCGGGTGGAAAGCCTGGCCGCGCGCTACGGCAAGGTGGCGGCGCTCGCTCCCGTTTCGCTGTCGGTCCAGGCAGGCAGCATCGTGACGGTGATCGGCGCCAACGGCGCCGGCAAGTCGACGATGCTCAATGCCATCATGGGCGCCTTGCCGCAAACCGGACAGGCGTCTGGCCAGGTATGGCTGGACGGCAAGGATGTGTCGGCCTGGCCCGTCGAGAGGCGCGTGGGCGCCGGCATGTCGCTGGTGCCGGAACGGCGCGAGCTGTTCGCCAGCATGTCGGTGGAAGACAACCTGCTGCTGGGTGGATTCCGCCGCTATCGCATGCGCGAGGCCGGCTGGCGTGACAGCATGCACGACATCTTCGAACTCTTCCCGCGCCTGAAAGAGCGCCGCGCGCAGCAGGCGGGCACCTTATCGGGCGGCGAGCGCCAGATGCTGGCCGTCGGACGTGCCCTGATGGCCAAGCCGCGATTGCTGATGCTGGACGAGCCCAGCCTGGGCCTGGCCCCACGCATCGTTCGCGAAATCTTCCACATCATCGCGCGCCTGCGCGAAGCGGGTGTGTCGATCCTGCTGGTGGAGCAGAACGCCCGAGCCGCCCTGCAGGTGGCCGACCACGGTTACGTGCTGGAAACCGGCGAGGTCGCGCTGTCGGGCCCCGCCGCGGATCTGGCCCACAACCCGCGCGTCGTGGAAAGCTATCTGGGGTTGGGCAAGGCGGCTTGA
- a CDS encoding AroM family protein, translating to MMYDTPLLGTITIGQAPRADITPILQAALPDGVRTLHVGVLDGLSAEDIAARYAPRPGQPLLVTRLLDGNSVILDKAAVRDALTGKVAELEASGCAVILVLCTGEFHGLETRRAWLVEPDRIVPPAVAALAADRQVGIIVPLAEQATSEAGKFSMLSRTPLCAAASPYDEGLRAVETAARTLRERGAQMLLMDCMGFVEDHRAAARRASGLPTVLSNALIAKLVAELVT from the coding sequence ATGATGTACGACACCCCTTTGCTGGGCACGATCACGATAGGCCAGGCCCCGCGCGCGGACATTACGCCCATCCTGCAGGCGGCGCTGCCGGACGGTGTACGGACCCTGCACGTGGGCGTGCTGGACGGCCTGTCGGCCGAAGATATCGCGGCGCGCTACGCGCCCCGGCCGGGCCAGCCGCTGCTGGTCACGCGGCTGCTGGACGGCAACTCCGTCATCCTCGACAAGGCCGCGGTGCGGGACGCGCTGACGGGCAAGGTAGCGGAACTCGAAGCCAGCGGCTGCGCCGTCATCCTGGTGCTGTGCACGGGCGAATTCCACGGCCTGGAGACGCGGCGCGCCTGGCTGGTCGAACCGGACCGCATCGTGCCGCCGGCCGTCGCCGCCTTGGCCGCGGACCGCCAGGTCGGTATCATCGTGCCCCTGGCGGAACAGGCCACCAGCGAAGCCGGCAAGTTTTCCATGCTGTCCCGGACGCCCCTGTGCGCGGCCGCATCGCCCTACGACGAGGGCCTGCGGGCCGTCGAAACGGCGGCGCGGACGCTGCGCGAGCGCGGCGCGCAGATGCTGCTGATGGACTGCATGGGCTTCGTCGAGGACCACCGTGCCGCCGCACGGCGCGCCAGCGGCCTGCCCACGGTCCTGTCCAACGCCCTGATCGCAAAACTCGTCGCGGAGCTCGTAACCTGA
- a CDS encoding branched-chain amino acid ABC transporter ATP-binding protein/permease, with amino-acid sequence MKTTLLRRLPLLLFVVLLAVLPLLAATPEFWITQLNYIGLASLVVLGLVVLTGVSGLTSFGQAAFVGIGAYATAWLTTALGWSPWLGLLAGLILTGAIAWMLGAVTLRLSGHYLPLGTIAWCLALFYLYGTVDALGRHDGIAGIAPLTLFGVSLAGGRDIYYLIWLLVLAAVWVTGNLLDSRPGRAIRALRNGAGMAESMGVNTRRYKVIVFVYAALLASVSGWLYAHMQRAVSPSPFGLNYGIEYLFMAVVGGAAYVWGALLGSAIILVLKDQIQNVLPRLLDTTANFELIVFGVLLIVMLQHARDGVWPMLAAGWRRVAGGPSARGRAVPPREAPALGRRTRPATGQAVLEVDAIRKTFGGLVAVNDISFTVRAGEIMGLIGPNGAGKSTTFNLITGVLPCTRGGVSFMGERIERLSARDIARRGVGRTFQHVQLLPGMTVLENVALGAHLRADVGVLAGALRLDRPAEARLLHEAARQLERVGLGDCMHEQAGNLALGQQRILEIARALASDPILLLLDEPAAGLRYKEKQALAQVLEQLRDEGMSILLVEHDMDFVMRLTNHLVVMDFGTKLAEGIPSDIQRDPAVLQAYLGGLDDDDAVLPDTAGAAASPEASGAAAGEAR; translated from the coding sequence ATGAAGACGACCTTGCTGCGGCGACTGCCCCTGCTGCTGTTCGTGGTGCTGCTGGCGGTGTTGCCGCTATTGGCCGCCACACCGGAATTCTGGATAACCCAGCTGAATTACATCGGGCTGGCCAGCCTGGTGGTATTGGGGCTGGTGGTGCTGACCGGCGTCAGCGGGCTGACCTCTTTCGGACAGGCCGCCTTCGTCGGCATCGGCGCCTATGCCACGGCCTGGCTGACGACCGCGCTGGGCTGGTCGCCGTGGCTGGGCCTGTTGGCCGGGCTGATACTGACGGGCGCGATCGCCTGGATGCTGGGCGCGGTGACGCTGCGCCTGTCGGGTCATTACCTTCCCCTGGGGACCATTGCCTGGTGCCTGGCGCTGTTCTATCTATATGGCACCGTGGACGCCCTTGGACGCCACGACGGTATCGCGGGCATCGCCCCCCTGACGCTGTTCGGCGTGTCCCTGGCCGGCGGCCGCGATATCTATTACCTGATCTGGCTGCTCGTGCTGGCGGCCGTCTGGGTGACCGGCAATCTGCTGGATTCGCGTCCCGGCCGCGCCATCCGCGCGCTGCGCAATGGCGCGGGCATGGCGGAATCCATGGGCGTGAATACCCGGCGCTACAAGGTTATCGTCTTCGTCTATGCGGCCTTGCTGGCCAGTGTATCCGGCTGGCTGTACGCGCATATGCAGCGCGCCGTCAGCCCCAGCCCCTTCGGCCTGAACTATGGCATCGAATACCTGTTCATGGCGGTGGTGGGCGGCGCGGCCTACGTTTGGGGCGCCTTGCTGGGGTCGGCCATCATCCTGGTGCTGAAGGACCAGATCCAGAACGTCCTGCCGCGACTGCTGGACACTACCGCCAACTTCGAATTGATCGTATTCGGCGTCCTGTTGATCGTGATGCTGCAGCATGCCCGCGATGGCGTATGGCCCATGCTGGCGGCCGGCTGGCGGCGCGTGGCGGGCGGTCCGTCGGCCCGCGGCCGGGCCGTGCCGCCGCGCGAGGCGCCGGCGCTGGGGCGCCGTACCCGGCCCGCGACGGGGCAGGCGGTACTGGAAGTGGATGCCATCCGCAAGACCTTCGGCGGCCTGGTGGCCGTGAATGATATTTCCTTCACCGTGCGCGCCGGCGAGATCATGGGCCTGATCGGCCCCAACGGCGCTGGCAAGAGCACGACCTTCAACCTGATCACCGGCGTGCTGCCCTGCACGCGGGGCGGCGTAAGCTTCATGGGAGAGCGCATCGAACGCCTGTCCGCGCGCGACATCGCCCGGCGTGGTGTCGGTCGTACCTTCCAGCATGTGCAGTTGCTGCCGGGCATGACCGTGCTGGAAAACGTGGCCCTGGGCGCACACCTGCGCGCCGACGTGGGTGTGCTGGCGGGGGCCTTGCGCCTGGACCGTCCGGCGGAGGCGCGGCTGCTGCACGAAGCGGCGCGCCAGCTCGAACGGGTGGGACTGGGCGACTGCATGCACGAACAGGCCGGCAATCTGGCGCTGGGCCAGCAGCGGATCCTGGAAATCGCGCGGGCGTTGGCCAGCGACCCCATCCTGCTGCTGCTGGACGAACCCGCCGCCGGATTGCGCTACAAGGAAAAGCAGGCCCTGGCTCAGGTGCTGGAGCAATTGCGCGACGAAGGCATGAGCATCCTTCTGGTGGAGCACGATATGGATTTCGTCATGCGTCTGACCAATCATCTGGTCGTCATGGATTTCGGTACCAAGCTGGCCGAAGGTATCCCGTCGGATATCCAGCGCGATCCGGCGGTGCTGCAAGCGTACCTGGGCGGCCTGGACGACGACGACGCGGTCCTGCCGGATACGGCGGGCGCGGCGGCATCGCCGGAAGCATCCGGCGCGGCGGCGGGAGAAGCGCGATGA
- a CDS encoding biotin transporter BioY — protein MRTRDTATVAMFAAFIVVLSLAPPIPVPALPVPITLQALGVMLAGCMLGPARGAAAVGLYLVLAAIGLPVLPGGRGGLGVYAGPTGGFLIGMLFGAALCGAMAQRVARSGAGTLPAMLGYFAAALAGGLVVVYAIGIPWLAAIAGMTLGKAALAMAVFLPGDIAKAVLAAVVTQRVRRVWAFDGER, from the coding sequence ATGCGCACGAGGGATACCGCCACGGTGGCCATGTTTGCTGCCTTTATCGTCGTGTTGAGCCTGGCGCCGCCCATACCGGTGCCGGCGCTGCCCGTGCCGATTACGCTGCAGGCGCTCGGCGTCATGCTGGCGGGCTGCATGCTGGGGCCGGCGCGTGGCGCGGCGGCGGTCGGGCTCTATCTGGTGCTGGCGGCCATCGGGCTACCGGTGCTGCCCGGAGGGCGCGGCGGCCTGGGTGTGTACGCGGGCCCCACGGGCGGATTCCTGATCGGCATGCTGTTCGGCGCCGCGCTGTGCGGCGCCATGGCGCAACGGGTGGCGCGGTCGGGCGCCGGCACGCTGCCGGCGATGCTGGGCTACTTTGCCGCGGCGCTGGCGGGCGGGCTGGTCGTGGTCTACGCCATCGGCATTCCCTGGCTGGCCGCCATCGCCGGCATGACGCTGGGCAAGGCGGCGCTGGCCATGGCGGTGTTCCTGCCGGGGGATATCGCCAAGGCGGTACTGGCGGCCGTCGTAACGCAGCGTGTGCGCCGGGTATGGGCGTTCGACGGCGAGCGCTGA
- a CDS encoding DUF1177 domain-containing protein, which translates to MSLTHTLKVFEAFDSAFASGQTVADLLRPYADHATVAVKTITGPKGKTDFVRIEIRGTDGKQAGGNAPTLGIVGRLGGIGARPSRIGLVSDGDGAVAAVAAALKLAHMASQGDRLPGDVVISTHVCPDAPTRPHEPVDFMDSPMDTETLNENEVSEEMDAVLSIDTTKGNRILNHKGYAISPTVKQGYILRVSEDLVRIMEMTSGRPAVTFPITIQDITPYGNGIYHLNSILQPSVATRAPTVGVAISAISVVPGCGTGASDEADIAAAVRFAVEVAKEFTRGTCAFHDAQEYDRLVSMYGSLEHLQKRQ; encoded by the coding sequence ATGAGCCTTACCCATACCCTCAAAGTCTTCGAAGCCTTCGATAGCGCCTTTGCCAGCGGCCAGACCGTGGCGGACCTGCTGCGTCCCTACGCCGATCACGCCACCGTCGCGGTAAAGACCATCACCGGCCCCAAGGGCAAAACCGACTTCGTTCGCATCGAAATCCGCGGCACCGACGGCAAGCAGGCCGGCGGCAACGCCCCCACGCTGGGCATCGTCGGCCGCCTGGGCGGCATCGGCGCGCGCCCCAGCCGCATCGGCCTGGTATCGGACGGCGACGGCGCCGTTGCGGCAGTGGCCGCAGCGCTCAAGCTCGCGCATATGGCAAGCCAGGGCGACCGCCTGCCCGGCGATGTGGTCATCAGCACCCACGTCTGCCCCGACGCGCCGACACGGCCTCACGAGCCCGTGGACTTCATGGATTCGCCCATGGATACGGAGACCCTGAACGAGAACGAAGTCTCGGAAGAAATGGACGCGGTGCTATCGATCGATACGACCAAGGGCAATCGCATCCTGAACCACAAAGGCTACGCGATCTCGCCCACCGTCAAGCAGGGCTATATCCTGCGCGTGTCGGAAGATCTGGTCCGCATCATGGAAATGACCAGCGGCCGGCCTGCCGTGACCTTCCCCATCACCATCCAGGACATCACGCCGTACGGCAACGGCATCTACCACCTGAACAGCATCCTGCAGCCGTCGGTGGCCACGCGCGCGCCTACCGTCGGCGTGGCGATCTCGGCCATCAGCGTGGTACCGGGCTGCGGTACCGGCGCCAGCGACGAAGCCGATATCGCGGCGGCGGTGCGCTTCGCGGTAGAGGTGGCCAAGGAATTCACCCGCGGTACCTGCGCGTTCCACGACGCGCAGGAATACGACAGGCTGGTTTCGATGTACGGCTCGCTGGAACACCTGCAAAAGCGCCAGTAG
- the pepE gene encoding dipeptidase PepE has product MHLLLFSNSRSPDGSYLTHAREPLRALAGERRKTLFVPFAGVTTSWDDYTANVGKSLAPLGLELTGAHTVDAGAADRYDLILVGGGNTFQLVAECRRRGWLQAIAQRVRAGTPYSGWSAGANLACPTLCTTNDMPIVDPGGFDALGLIGFQINPHYTNALPAGHQGETRNDRIAEFLVANPAATVVGLPEGDWLAGDGKRMTFHGPHAGYVFRHGQAPVELRDGMAVDQAALPNPR; this is encoded by the coding sequence ATGCACCTGCTACTTTTCAGCAACTCCCGGTCTCCCGACGGCAGCTACCTGACGCATGCCCGGGAGCCCCTGCGCGCCCTGGCGGGCGAGCGCCGCAAGACCCTGTTCGTGCCTTTCGCCGGGGTCACCACCAGCTGGGACGACTACACCGCCAATGTCGGCAAAAGCCTGGCCCCGCTGGGCCTGGAATTGACCGGCGCGCATACGGTGGACGCCGGCGCCGCCGACCGCTACGACCTGATCCTGGTCGGTGGCGGCAACACATTCCAGCTGGTGGCCGAATGCCGCCGCCGGGGCTGGCTGCAGGCCATTGCGCAGCGCGTGAGGGCCGGCACGCCGTATTCCGGCTGGAGCGCCGGCGCCAACCTGGCATGCCCCACGCTGTGCACCACCAACGACATGCCTATCGTCGACCCGGGCGGTTTCGATGCCCTGGGGCTGATCGGCTTCCAGATCAATCCGCACTACACCAACGCCCTGCCGGCCGGACATCAGGGCGAAACGCGCAACGACCGCATCGCCGAATTCCTCGTCGCCAATCCGGCCGCCACGGTGGTGGGCTTGCCGGAAGGCGATTGGCTGGCCGGCGACGGCAAGCGCATGACTTTCCACGGGCCGCATGCGGGCTATGTATTCCGCCACGGGCAAGCGCCGGTGGAATTGCGCGACGGCATGGCCGTCGATCAAGCCGCCTTGCCCAACCCCAGATAG
- a CDS encoding branched-chain amino acid ABC transporter permease, giving the protein MDSSIAFILLQDGVVSGSIYALLGMALVLVFAVTRVIFIPQGEFVAFGALTLAMLVDGKLPGTVYLLPLLGGVVFLLELGRAVRLRTVAALPKVILVNLVLPALLYWATSRLVGADTPLWRNMLLTLLLIVPMGPMVYRIVYQPLAEASVLVLLITSVAVHFVLVGLGLVFFGAEGWRTPAFVDGQVDLGVTAWSAQSLFVVGTSLVLILALWLFFGKTLYGRALRATAVNRRGARLVGISSTISGSITFTLAALMGAISGILIAPVTTVYYDTGFLIGLKGFVGAIIGALASYPVAAAGALLVGLLESFSSFWASAYKEVIVFTLIIPVLLWLSLRGGGHAEAEE; this is encoded by the coding sequence ATGGATTCTTCCATAGCGTTCATCCTGCTGCAGGACGGCGTGGTCAGCGGGTCGATCTACGCCTTGCTCGGCATGGCGCTGGTGCTGGTATTCGCGGTGACGCGGGTGATCTTCATCCCTCAGGGCGAATTCGTCGCGTTCGGCGCGTTGACGCTGGCCATGCTGGTGGACGGCAAACTGCCGGGTACGGTGTACCTGCTGCCCCTGCTGGGCGGCGTGGTGTTCCTGCTGGAGCTGGGGCGCGCGGTGCGTCTGCGCACCGTTGCCGCCTTGCCGAAGGTCATCCTGGTTAATCTGGTGCTGCCGGCGCTGTTGTACTGGGCGACCAGCCGGCTGGTCGGCGCCGATACGCCGCTGTGGCGCAACATGCTGCTGACTTTGCTGCTGATCGTGCCGATGGGGCCGATGGTGTATCGCATTGTCTACCAACCGCTGGCCGAAGCCAGTGTGCTGGTCCTGCTGATTACGTCCGTCGCCGTGCATTTCGTGCTGGTCGGGCTGGGCCTGGTCTTCTTCGGCGCGGAAGGCTGGCGCACGCCGGCCTTCGTCGATGGGCAGGTGGACCTGGGCGTTACCGCCTGGTCGGCCCAAAGCCTGTTCGTGGTGGGAACGTCCCTGGTCTTGATCCTGGCGCTGTGGCTGTTCTTCGGCAAGACGCTCTATGGCCGCGCGCTGCGCGCCACCGCGGTGAACCGCCGTGGCGCACGGCTGGTCGGCATCAGCAGCACGATCTCCGGCAGCATTACTTTCACCCTGGCGGCGCTGATGGGCGCCATCTCCGGGATACTGATCGCACCGGTCACCACGGTCTATTACGACACGGGCTTCCTGATCGGCCTGAAAGGCTTCGTCGGGGCGATCATCGGCGCGCTCGCCAGCTATCCGGTGGCCGCCGCCGGGGCGCTGCTGGTGGGACTGCTGGAATCGTTCTCCTCGTTCTGGGCCAGCGCCTACAAGGAAGTGATCGTATTCACCCTGATCATCCCCGTGCTGCTGTGGTTGTCGCTGCGCGGCGGCGGCCACGCCGAGGCCGAGGAATAG